Genomic window (bacterium):
AATAATTTTAACTTACCTTCACCTAATCCCTGTCCATATAGTCCTCCAGAACCTAAGGCAATTAATGACTGAATAATGTGGTAACCTTTATGCTCGGGGTCTGCCCAGGGGTTTAAAAATACCATTAATCTTCTGGCTCGATATGGAGCACATTGAATTAAAAAATAAACTGTTGGAATAGCCAATAATACCAGCGCTATTAAATATTGCATCCTACACCCGCCGACAAATAAAATAGACACTGTCGCCATACCTAAAAGAACAACCATTCCCAGATGAGGTTGTTTTAATAGAATTACGGAAACAAGTCCTAAAAGTAACAAAGGGGGCAGAAATCCTTTAAAAAGCCCCTGAAATTCTTTTCCTCGACGAACTATAAAATCAGTCAAATAAATGATAAAGATAATTCTCATTAATTCTGATGGTTGAAAACTTATAAACCATATTTTTAGCCATCTTGTTGCCCCACTTATCTCATATCCTATGCCAGGGATGATAGTCAGGCTAATTAAACATACCCCAAAAAGAAATAATTGCCAACTTCTCTTTTGTAACTTATGATAATTAAATTTCCAGGCACAAAAAAGTCCAATTAGCCCCATTGTCACCCAGATAAGTTGTCTTTTAAAAAAATAATATGTGTCACCAGTATGTTGTTTAGCAAAGATAGCACTGGAACTATAAATCATCAACACACCAATCCCCACCAAGGTAATCGTGATTAAAAATAATGCAATATCCACTCGTGATTTTGACGCCATATAATCCTCCTTGAGTATGTTATAGCACTTATTAATCGAAATTTGACCCAGATATGGCTATGAAATTCCAAATCACAAATTCCAAATTCCAAACAAATTCGAATGACCAAAATTCAAAACATTACCTCCCATAGTTTGGTATTTAGTACTTGAAATTTGGTGCTTATTTGAAATTTGGTGCTTGGGATTTGGGATTTTTTACTTATCCACCCTGAGTATAATAACTGCTATAACAGCGTTCATTCAAAAACTGAATGCTGAATGCTGAACGCTTACTTATTCTTGCTACTTCTTCCTTGAATACCCGGCCTCTTTCTTCATAGTTTTTAAACATATCATAACTTGAGCAGGCGGGTGAAAAAAGGATTGTATCCTTTGGTTTAGATAGTTTATATGCTAATTCAACTGCCTCGTGTAAATTCTGGACTTTAAAGATATTATCAAAATGGACACCTTGAGCGATTTTATCCTTTGCTTCACCCAACAAAATCAATGTCTTTACTTTTGCTGATAACAAAGGATTTAGTCGGCTATAGTCACATCCTTTGCTTCGACCACCAGCAATTAAGATAATTGGTTTATTAAAACTTTGCAAGGCAACAAGGACTGAATCAACATTGGTTGCCTTTGAATCATTAATAAACCGTATGCCGTTAATACAAGCCACCTCTTC
Coding sequences:
- the ftsW gene encoding putative lipid II flippase FtsW encodes the protein MASKSRVDIALFLITITLVGIGVLMIYSSSAIFAKQHTGDTYYFFKRQLIWVTMGLIGLFCAWKFNYHKLQKRSWQLFLFGVCLISLTIIPGIGYEISGATRWLKIWFISFQPSELMRIIFIIYLTDFIVRRGKEFQGLFKGFLPPLLLLGLVSVILLKQPHLGMVVLLGMATVSILFVGGCRMQYLIALVLLAIPTVYFLIQCAPYRARRLMVFLNPWADPEHKGYHIIQSLIALGSGGLYGQGLGEGKLKLFYLPQSSTDFIFAVIGEEGGFLLTAFVIILFVLFAFAGLKISLLAADAYGSLLAFGITALIILQSLLNIGVVTGVVPTTGMPLPFISFGGSSLLINMIGVGIILNIAKYSLQQSFTSRLHQ